In one window of Episyrphus balteatus chromosome 3, idEpiBalt1.1, whole genome shotgun sequence DNA:
- the LOC129914183 gene encoding brain-specific homeobox protein isoform X2 encodes MSIQLSDHSNNKQGTLVAKTPFSIEHILCQNNLNNNNNTVNCDTKSAASVEKIGLKTSVAAAAILSGKIGENEKPKESTPTAASVAGSGHHQHHHHHREEEEYQRIIQNHRFKISDRLPPPPSQQQQQTQLPSNIQPSNFNGNHPPSSGILYPNSPYSDHGFLQMTLGYLSPSSGAYKSVDPYFLSQGLFGGGHLFGGAGCGVPELALGIGMGVNALRHCRRRKARTVFSDPQLSGLEKRFEAQRYLSTPERVELATALGLSETQVKTWFQNRRMKHKKQLRRRDANNEPVDFSRSETTEKTSNGNNSSHATTTTAASSNLSCDLEKGYPGYGSNTTTSSSSTAAGHHHQRSQHHHHLKMLRTISASSGDSLLMSGHPDQDLTSDDNSDDDGSDVDIVGDTKMYMT; translated from the exons atgtcGATACAATTAAGTGATCATAGTAACAATAAACAAGGGACTTTAGTTGCTAAAACACCATTTTCAATCGAACATATTTTgtgtcaaaataatttaaataataataataataccgtTAATTGTGATACAAAAAGTGCTGCTAGTGTGGAAAAAATCGGTTTAAAAACTTCGGTTGCAGCGGCGGCTATTTTGAGTGGGAAAATTGGTGAAAATGAGAAACCTAAGGAATCTACGCCAACAGCGGCGTCAGTGGCGGGCTCAGGACATCATCAGCACCATCATCACCATCGGGAAGAAGAGGAATACCAAAGGATAATACAAAATCATag atttaaaATCTCCGACCGTCTTCCACCACCCCCAtctcaacagcaacaacaaaccCAACTGCCATCTAACATTCAACCATCCAACTTCAATGGCAATCATCCGCCTAGTTCTGGAATTTTATATCCAAATTCACCATACAGTGATCATGGGTTCCTTCAAATGACACTTGGCTATCTGTCACCATCTTCGGGAGCTTATAAGTCTGTGGATCCATACTTTCTTTCTCAAG GTCTTTTTGGAGGTGGTCATCTTTTCGGTGGTGCAGGATGTGGTGTCCCAGAACTGGCACTTGGCATTGGAATGGGTGTGAATGCACTTAGACACTGCCGTAGACGTAAGGCACGTACAGTATTCAGTGACCCACAATTGTCAGGTTTGGAAAAACGTTTCGAAGCCCAAAGATATCTTTCGACACCCGAACGAGTAGAACTTGCCACTGCGCTAGGTTTGAGTGAAACGCAAGTCAAGACGTGGTTTCAAAATCGCCGAATGAAACACAAAAAGCAATTGCGTCGCAGGGATGCCAATAATG AACCCGTTGACTTTTCACGTTCGGAAACGACCGAAAAGACTAGCAACGGCAACAACTCCTCTCATGCAACCACGACAACAGCAGCATCTTCGAATTTGTCTTGTGATTTGGAAAAAGGTTACCCAGGTTATGGCTCGAATACGACGACGTCGTCATCAAGTACTGCAGCTGGCCATCACCATCAACGTTcgcagcatcatcatcatttgaAAATGTTGAGGACAATATCAGCCTCGTCGGGTGATAGTCTGTTGATGAGTGGACACCCAGACCAGGACTTGACAAGTGATGACAATTCGGATGATGATGGCAGTGATGTGGATATAGTTGGTGATACAAAGATGTATATGACATAA
- the LOC129914183 gene encoding brain-specific homeobox protein isoform X1, with protein sequence MSIQLSDHSNNKQGTLVAKTPFSIEHILCQNNLNNNNNTVNCDTKSAASVEKIGLKTSVAAAAILSGKIGENEKPKESTPTAASVAGSGHHQHHHHHREEEEYQRIIQNHRFKISDRLPPPPSQQQQQTQLPSNIQPSNFNGNHPPSSGILYPNSPYSDHGFLQMTLGYLSPSSGAYKSVDPYFLSQAGLFGGGHLFGGAGCGVPELALGIGMGVNALRHCRRRKARTVFSDPQLSGLEKRFEAQRYLSTPERVELATALGLSETQVKTWFQNRRMKHKKQLRRRDANNEPVDFSRSETTEKTSNGNNSSHATTTTAASSNLSCDLEKGYPGYGSNTTTSSSSTAAGHHHQRSQHHHHLKMLRTISASSGDSLLMSGHPDQDLTSDDNSDDDGSDVDIVGDTKMYMT encoded by the exons atgtcGATACAATTAAGTGATCATAGTAACAATAAACAAGGGACTTTAGTTGCTAAAACACCATTTTCAATCGAACATATTTTgtgtcaaaataatttaaataataataataataccgtTAATTGTGATACAAAAAGTGCTGCTAGTGTGGAAAAAATCGGTTTAAAAACTTCGGTTGCAGCGGCGGCTATTTTGAGTGGGAAAATTGGTGAAAATGAGAAACCTAAGGAATCTACGCCAACAGCGGCGTCAGTGGCGGGCTCAGGACATCATCAGCACCATCATCACCATCGGGAAGAAGAGGAATACCAAAGGATAATACAAAATCATag atttaaaATCTCCGACCGTCTTCCACCACCCCCAtctcaacagcaacaacaaaccCAACTGCCATCTAACATTCAACCATCCAACTTCAATGGCAATCATCCGCCTAGTTCTGGAATTTTATATCCAAATTCACCATACAGTGATCATGGGTTCCTTCAAATGACACTTGGCTATCTGTCACCATCTTCGGGAGCTTATAAGTCTGTGGATCCATACTTTCTTTCTCAAG CAGGTCTTTTTGGAGGTGGTCATCTTTTCGGTGGTGCAGGATGTGGTGTCCCAGAACTGGCACTTGGCATTGGAATGGGTGTGAATGCACTTAGACACTGCCGTAGACGTAAGGCACGTACAGTATTCAGTGACCCACAATTGTCAGGTTTGGAAAAACGTTTCGAAGCCCAAAGATATCTTTCGACACCCGAACGAGTAGAACTTGCCACTGCGCTAGGTTTGAGTGAAACGCAAGTCAAGACGTGGTTTCAAAATCGCCGAATGAAACACAAAAAGCAATTGCGTCGCAGGGATGCCAATAATG AACCCGTTGACTTTTCACGTTCGGAAACGACCGAAAAGACTAGCAACGGCAACAACTCCTCTCATGCAACCACGACAACAGCAGCATCTTCGAATTTGTCTTGTGATTTGGAAAAAGGTTACCCAGGTTATGGCTCGAATACGACGACGTCGTCATCAAGTACTGCAGCTGGCCATCACCATCAACGTTcgcagcatcatcatcatttgaAAATGTTGAGGACAATATCAGCCTCGTCGGGTGATAGTCTGTTGATGAGTGGACACCCAGACCAGGACTTGACAAGTGATGACAATTCGGATGATGATGGCAGTGATGTGGATATAGTTGGTGATACAAAGATGTATATGACATAA